A stretch of the Chitiniphilus purpureus genome encodes the following:
- a CDS encoding putative type VI secretion system effector, with the protein MSIHLLHGKITNLRKAREGASFFFTDSDRTTMGVIAVAAAAVGLGSQAIAVASATTSVEEEADYLEFELDGQFVQGWVWRSPFREGDEVEVVVERDGRVATTSRSYASF; encoded by the coding sequence ATGTCTATTCACTTGCTGCATGGCAAGATCACGAATCTACGCAAGGCACGGGAAGGCGCCAGCTTCTTCTTTACCGATAGTGATCGAACCACAATGGGCGTCATCGCTGTTGCGGCTGCAGCTGTGGGATTAGGTTCACAAGCTATTGCAGTAGCTTCGGCAACCACAAGTGTTGAGGAAGAAGCCGACTACCTGGAATTCGAGCTGGACGGGCAATTCGTACAGGGCTGGGTCTGGCGCAGCCCGTTCCGGGAAGGCGACGAGGTGGAAGTGGTGGTGGAGCGTGACGGCCGCGTCGCCACAACAAGTCGTTCGTATGCATCATTTTGA
- a CDS encoding putative type VI secretion system effector yields the protein MPVHLLRGKITNLRKTRESASFFFTDSDQTAMGVIAVAAAAAGLGSQAVAVASASTSVDEEADYLEFEIDGLDIRGWVWRSPFKEGDEVEVAVEKEGGHYVAFAMMRPSDRTIALYPHCSRGASAHIKNAVKWWFLGNTFVVLFSCVFFAIKNAIQGGGLYMVFLKHGLPFLAVFLYAFFGLMTVSMAKKWMPFVRLSERCFAAFGWKNPSSIDLVASTKKARKDSDPGELGVMYFRY from the coding sequence ATGCCTGTTCACCTTCTACGCGGCAAGATCACGAATTTACGCAAGACGCGAGAAAGCGCGAGCTTCTTCTTTACGGATAGTGATCAAACTGCGATGGGCGTCATTGCCGTTGCTGCAGCGGCAGCTGGGCTTGGCTCGCAAGCTGTTGCGGTCGCTTCGGCCTCAACTAGCGTCGACGAGGAAGCAGATTATTTAGAGTTTGAGATAGATGGTCTTGATATTCGCGGATGGGTATGGCGCAGTCCCTTCAAGGAGGGGGATGAGGTGGAGGTAGCTGTTGAGAAGGAGGGAGGACACTACGTCGCTTTCGCGATGATGCGCCCATCCGATCGAACAATCGCGTTGTATCCACACTGCTCTAGAGGAGCATCGGCGCATATCAAAAATGCTGTCAAATGGTGGTTCTTGGGGAATACCTTTGTCGTTCTCTTCTCGTGCGTGTTTTTTGCAATAAAAAACGCAATACAAGGAGGTGGGCTATACATGGTGTTTTTAAAGCATGGGCTGCCGTTTTTGGCCGTATTTCTATATGCATTCTTTGGGCTAATGACTGTATCTATGGCTAAGAAGTGGATGCCATTTGTTCGGCTTTCAGAAAGGTGCTTTGCTGCCTTTGGTTGGAAAAATCCTTCCAGCATCGATCTTGTGGCATCTACAAAAAAGGCACGTAAAGACAGCGACCCCGGTGAGCTGGGCGTCATGTACTTCCGATACTAA
- a CDS encoding putative type VI secretion system effector, which yields MTAQVLRGKITNLRKTRESASFFFTDSDQTAMGVVAVAAAAVGLGSQAIAVASATTSIEEEADYLEFELDGRDVRGWVWRSPFSEGDEVEAVVEKEGGHYVAYAIARPSDRTIALYPHCSRGKLAHIKNAVKWWFVGVSIVLSVMYFITFLAVIGDGIEFFIDMWKYSLSWAGLGLYGFFGIMTISMTKKWMPFVRLSERCFAALGWASPSNIDLVASTKKARTDSDPGELGVMYFRY from the coding sequence ATGACTGCACAAGTGCTGCGAGGCAAGATCACGAATCTACGCAAAACGCGAGAAAGTGCGAGTTTCTTCTTTACCGATAGCGATCAGACTGCGATGGGCGTCGTTGCCGTTGCGGCGGCAGCCGTCGGCCTAGGTTCTCAGGCAATCGCTGTCGCCTCTGCAACCACAAGCATTGAAGAAGAGGCGGATTATCTGGAGTTTGAACTAGATGGCCGCGATGTTAGAGGCTGGGTATGGCGCAGCCCTTTTAGTGAAGGCGACGAGGTTGAAGCTGTGGTGGAGAAAGAAGGAGGGCATTATGTGGCCTACGCGATAGCTCGCCCTTCTGATCGCACCATAGCGCTATATCCGCACTGTTCTCGTGGAAAATTGGCGCACATTAAAAATGCTGTCAAATGGTGGTTCGTGGGGGTGAGCATAGTGCTATCCGTTATGTATTTCATAACTTTTTTGGCTGTAATTGGTGATGGCATAGAATTTTTTATTGATATGTGGAAATACTCACTTTCGTGGGCTGGCCTTGGTTTGTACGGATTTTTTGGGATTATGACGATATCAATGACAAAAAAATGGATGCCGTTTGTTCGACTTTCAGAAAGATGCTTTGCCGCATTAGGGTGGGCTAGTCCATCTAATATCGACCTCGTAGCGTCCACCAAAAAGGCACGTACTGACTCCGACCCCGGCGAGCTGGGTGTCATGTACTTTCGATACTAG
- a CDS encoding IS110 family RNA-guided transposase, giving the protein MRNKPVGATVYGIDLGKTTFHIVGLDAAGHPLQRITLSRNTIFTFFSNATAALIGMEACPGSQWLARKLESLGHTVRIIPAQFVKPYVKSNKNDLIDAAAIAEAVTRPTMRFVRARSVEQVELQALHRIRDRLIASRTRLINQIRAFCLEFGIPIRAGSSAFKLGLPQVLADETNDLTPSMRDILQDLANELGQIEHRVNDITEHINAIATRSEIARRLTSIPGVGSLGATAILAAVGDGHQFHKARDLAAWLGLVPAQYSTGGKPTLLGISKRGNSYIRRLLIHGARSCVLHLDRSKDRLGEWIARLEARMHANKVVVALANKLARIVWAILNHPGALYLRDGQISTRTHQHEGGIA; this is encoded by the coding sequence ATGAGAAACAAACCTGTTGGCGCAACGGTGTACGGGATTGATCTAGGTAAGACCACTTTCCACATAGTAGGCCTGGACGCTGCTGGTCATCCTTTACAGCGCATTACGCTCAGTCGTAACACCATCTTCACTTTCTTCTCGAATGCCACTGCAGCACTGATTGGCATGGAGGCCTGTCCTGGATCGCAATGGCTTGCTAGGAAACTCGAATCTCTGGGGCATACCGTCAGAATCATTCCTGCCCAGTTCGTCAAACCTTATGTCAAATCCAACAAGAACGATCTGATTGATGCGGCCGCGATTGCCGAAGCTGTGACCCGACCCACCATGCGTTTTGTGCGGGCACGTTCCGTAGAGCAAGTAGAGTTACAGGCCCTGCATCGCATCCGGGATCGATTGATTGCCAGCAGGACTCGTTTGATTAATCAGATTCGCGCATTCTGTCTTGAGTTTGGCATCCCCATTCGGGCCGGTAGCAGTGCGTTCAAGCTCGGGTTACCGCAGGTGCTCGCTGATGAAACCAATGACCTCACGCCGTCCATGCGCGACATACTTCAAGATCTGGCAAATGAACTAGGGCAGATCGAGCATCGCGTCAACGACATCACCGAGCACATCAATGCTATTGCAACCCGCTCCGAAATAGCCAGACGCCTGACCAGCATTCCCGGTGTCGGGAGTCTCGGTGCCACGGCCATTCTGGCAGCAGTCGGGGACGGTCATCAGTTCCATAAGGCCAGAGATCTTGCAGCCTGGCTAGGCCTCGTACCGGCCCAATATTCCACCGGTGGCAAACCCACGCTTCTCGGCATCAGCAAACGCGGCAACAGCTATATCCGGCGATTACTCATTCATGGAGCGCGCTCTTGTGTTCTGCACCTAGACAGGTCAAAGGACCGGCTGGGTGAGTGGATTGCCAGATTGGAAGCGCGCATGCATGCGAACAAGGTTGTCGTGGCACTGGCCAACAAATTAGCCAGAATTGTGTGGGCGATACTCAATCACCCAGGCGCGCTCTACTTGCGTGACGGCCAGATCAGCACACGAACACATCAGCATGAAGGAGGTATTGCCTGA
- a CDS encoding type VI secretion system Vgr family protein: MNLPDLLSSFATAFTQDQRLVTLQLGDGTGWGETLLPHSVDGTEALSQPYRYRVTCLSPSIDLELKSLLGLPAQLGILTPDGAEVVRCGVVTRAEALPSDGGFARYALTLEPPLALLAHRRTSRVFQDRAVPDIVRVVLDEHLAANPVFAAGFAVRFDLRQDYPLRSYCLQYREADLAFVSRLLAEEGLAYRFAHEAGDTPKVTLVVFDDPYALPQASQGSVRFHRADATEAEDSLTGWTSARQLGPAQVALASFDYQPVTTREGQDGSVIDQGEGGTQAERTLEDYDAQALYYGRDDDELARYARLRQQALDVHKKGFSGSGTVRHLRVGEWFQLRDHPHHDADAPEQREFVATRLTFRARNNLPGDLVAQLGESTPDAAPFQVEFDAQRRGIPLPPRYSHTEHAKPTAPGVQTATVVGPAGQEVHTDAHGRIKVQLHWQRRQEHPDFGAGLDERSSCWVRVAYPSAGAQWGHQFIPRIGQEVLVDFVEGDVDRPLVVGTLYNGSHPPPAFSGAGSLPANHTLSGIKSQEFGGQRYNELLFDDTQGELRAKLSSEHGKTQLNQGYLAHPRTDGKAEPRGEGFELRTDHAGALRAAQGLLLSTEAKPGAAGQQLDREQAQSQLEAAQQLAQTLSDTAQQQLADPAEIGPRTLDPDGQPQHEAPQGHLDHLNEALQAWEAGSNTDAQGKTAKDQPGQQAILLASAPAGIALTTANALVLNSGQNLDTVSQRDTQQSTARRWIHNVGSKISLFVQGVADKVNLKLITAKGHAQLQAQSGDVEVVGDKNVRIYANKEKLTATAQEELLLSCGGAYIRLKGGNIEIHGPGSLSVKGSSYTFSGPAQMTTPIKQFPGGELEGLYNEHFQVADALSGEAIAGLPLRLTTAGYRTLEMSSDVDGKTSRYGSGTKTEKIKLDYVGNEDEDHGWSQG; this comes from the coding sequence ATGAATCTGCCCGACCTGCTGTCCTCCTTTGCCACCGCCTTCACGCAGGACCAGCGCCTGGTCACGCTGCAACTGGGCGACGGCACAGGCTGGGGCGAGACCCTGCTGCCCCACAGCGTCGACGGCACCGAGGCCCTCTCCCAGCCCTACCGCTATCGGGTGACGTGCCTGTCCCCCTCCATCGATCTCGAACTCAAATCCCTGCTCGGCCTGCCCGCCCAGCTCGGCATCCTGACCCCCGACGGCGCCGAAGTCGTGCGCTGCGGCGTCGTCACCCGCGCCGAAGCCCTGCCGTCCGACGGCGGCTTCGCCCGCTATGCCCTCACCCTCGAACCCCCGCTCGCGCTGCTCGCCCACCGCCGCACCAGCCGCGTGTTCCAGGACCGCGCCGTCCCCGACATCGTCCGTGTCGTGCTCGACGAGCACCTCGCCGCCAACCCGGTGTTCGCCGCCGGCTTTGCCGTGCGCTTCGACTTGCGCCAGGACTACCCGCTGCGCTCGTACTGCCTGCAGTACCGTGAGGCCGACCTCGCCTTCGTCAGCCGCCTGCTAGCCGAGGAAGGGCTGGCCTACCGCTTCGCGCACGAGGCCGGCGATACGCCCAAGGTGACGCTGGTGGTGTTCGACGACCCCTATGCGCTGCCGCAGGCCAGCCAGGGCAGCGTGCGCTTCCACCGCGCCGACGCCACCGAGGCCGAGGACAGCCTCACCGGCTGGACCAGTGCCCGCCAGCTCGGCCCCGCCCAGGTGGCGCTGGCCAGCTTCGACTATCAGCCGGTCACCACCCGCGAGGGCCAGGACGGCAGCGTGATCGACCAGGGCGAAGGCGGCACCCAGGCCGAGCGCACGCTCGAGGACTACGACGCCCAGGCGCTGTACTACGGCCGCGACGACGACGAGCTGGCCCGCTATGCCCGGTTGCGCCAGCAGGCACTCGATGTGCACAAGAAGGGCTTCAGCGGCAGCGGCACTGTCCGCCACCTGCGGGTGGGCGAATGGTTCCAGCTGCGCGACCACCCGCACCACGACGCCGATGCGCCCGAGCAGCGCGAGTTCGTCGCCACCCGGCTCACCTTCCGTGCCCGCAACAACCTGCCGGGCGACCTCGTCGCCCAGCTGGGCGAGTCCACCCCCGACGCCGCGCCGTTCCAGGTCGAGTTCGACGCCCAGCGCCGTGGCATCCCGCTGCCGCCGCGCTACAGCCACACCGAGCACGCCAAGCCCACCGCCCCCGGGGTGCAGACCGCCACCGTGGTCGGCCCGGCCGGCCAGGAAGTACATACCGACGCCCACGGCCGGATCAAGGTGCAGCTGCACTGGCAGCGCCGCCAGGAGCACCCGGACTTCGGTGCCGGGCTGGACGAGCGCTCGTCCTGCTGGGTGCGCGTGGCCTACCCCAGCGCCGGCGCGCAGTGGGGCCACCAGTTCATCCCGCGCATCGGCCAGGAGGTACTGGTGGATTTTGTGGAAGGCGATGTCGATCGCCCGCTGGTGGTCGGCACCCTCTACAACGGCAGCCATCCCCCGCCCGCCTTCTCCGGCGCCGGCAGCCTGCCAGCCAACCACACCCTCTCCGGCATCAAGAGCCAGGAGTTCGGCGGGCAGCGCTACAACGAACTGCTGTTCGACGACACCCAGGGCGAGCTGCGTGCCAAGCTCTCGTCCGAGCACGGCAAGACCCAGCTCAACCAGGGCTACCTGGCCCACCCGCGCACGGACGGCAAGGCCGAGCCGCGCGGCGAGGGCTTCGAGCTGCGCACCGACCACGCCGGGGCGCTGCGCGCCGCGCAGGGCCTGCTGCTCAGCACCGAGGCCAAGCCCGGCGCCGCCGGCCAACAACTGGACCGCGAACAAGCACAAAGCCAGCTCGAAGCCGCCCAGCAACTGGCGCAAACCCTCTCCGACACCGCGCAGCAGCAATTGGCCGACCCGGCCGAGATCGGCCCCAGGACATTGGACCCCGACGGCCAGCCGCAGCACGAGGCTCCGCAGGGCCACCTCGATCACCTGAACGAGGCGCTCCAGGCGTGGGAGGCCGGCAGCAACACCGACGCGCAGGGCAAGACCGCGAAGGACCAGCCGGGCCAGCAGGCGATCCTGCTCGCCAGCGCCCCGGCCGGCATCGCGCTGACCACCGCCAACGCGCTGGTGCTGAACAGCGGGCAGAACCTCGACACCGTCAGCCAGCGCGACACGCAGCAGAGCACCGCCCGGCGCTGGATTCATAACGTGGGCAGCAAGATCAGCTTGTTCGTGCAGGGGGTGGCGGACAAGGTGAACCTGAAGCTGATCACCGCGAAGGGGCATGCGCAGTTGCAGGCGCAGTCGGGCGACGTGGAGGTCGTGGGCGATAAGAACGTCCGCATCTACGCCAACAAGGAAAAGCTCACCGCCACTGCGCAAGAGGAGCTACTCCTGAGCTGTGGTGGTGCATACATCCGCCTGAAAGGGGGCAACATCGAAATTCACGGCCCAGGCTCCCTCAGCGTCAAAGGCAGCAGCTACACTTTCAGCGGCCCCGCCCAAATGACGACCCCAATCAAGCAGTTCCCGGGTGGAGAACTCGAAGGCTTGTACAACGAGCACTTCCAGGTCGCAGATGCTCTGTCGGGCGAAGCCATTGCTGGCTTGCCACTGCGGTTGACCACTGCCGGCTACCGCACGCTGGAGATGTCTTCCGATGTGGATGGCAAAACCAGCCGGTATGGCTCCGGCACCAAGACAGAGAAAATCAAACTCGACTACGTGGGTAATGAAGATGAAGACCACGGCTGGAGCCAGGGCTGA
- a CDS encoding putative type VI secretion system effector: protein MPIHLLRGKISNLRKKRESASFFFTDSDKTTMGVIAVAAAAIGAGSQAIAVASATTSVEEEADYLEFELDGCDIRGWVWRSPFGEGDEVEAAVEKQGGHFIAYAITRPSDHTIALYPHCSRGKLAHVKNAVKWWLLGVSFAIAFMVVLFVAVHFIKGGEANLVNFFKYVLPLFALAGYLFFGLMTVSMAKKWMPFVRLSERCFAALGWGSPSNIDLVASTKKARADSDPGELGVMYFRY, encoded by the coding sequence ATGCCCATTCACCTCCTGCGCGGCAAAATCTCTAATTTACGCAAGAAGCGAGAAAGCGCCAGCTTCTTCTTCACCGATAGTGATAAAACCACAATGGGTGTCATCGCTGTTGCTGCAGCGGCAATCGGGGCTGGCTCGCAAGCAATTGCGGTCGCCTCTGCGACTACAAGCGTTGAGGAGGAAGCGGACTATTTGGAGTTCGAGTTGGACGGCTGCGATATTAGAGGCTGGGTATGGCGCAGCCCTTTTGGCGAAGGGGATGAAGTGGAAGCGGCAGTAGAGAAGCAGGGAGGGCATTTCATTGCATACGCGATAACGCGCCCATCCGACCACACCATCGCGCTGTATCCTCACTGCTCTCGTGGAAAATTGGCGCACGTTAAAAATGCAGTAAAATGGTGGCTCTTGGGTGTCAGTTTCGCTATTGCGTTCATGGTCGTACTTTTTGTGGCGGTGCATTTCATTAAAGGCGGAGAGGCAAATTTGGTGAATTTTTTTAAGTATGTTCTGCCACTTTTTGCTCTGGCAGGTTATCTGTTTTTTGGTTTGATGACTGTGTCTATGGCAAAAAAATGGATGCCGTTTGTTCGGCTGTCAGAAAGATGCTTTGCCGCATTAGGGTGGGGTAGCCCATCCAACATCGACCTCGTGGCATCTACCAAGAAAGCACGCGCTGACTCCGACCCCGGTGAACTGGGCGTCATGTATTTCAGGTATTGA
- a CDS encoding putative type VI secretion system effector — MSIHLLRGKISNLRKKRESASFFFTDSDKTTMGVIAVAAAAIGAGSQAIAVASATTSVEEEADYLEFELDGCDIRGWVWRSPFGEGDEVEAAVEKQGGHFIAYAITRPSDRTIALYPHCSRGKLAHVKNAAKWWFLGVSILLLVGLIMMFLFAIPHGKEVFLGFLKNIFLWCSLVLYAFFGLMTISMVKKWMPFVRLSEKCFAGLGWENPSNIDLVASTKKVRTDSDPGELGMMYFRY, encoded by the coding sequence ATGTCCATTCACCTCCTGCGCGGCAAAATCTCTAATTTACGCAAGAAGCGAGAAAGCGCCAGCTTCTTCTTCACCGATAGTGATAAAACCACAATGGGTGTCATCGCTGTTGCTGCAGCGGCAATCGGGGCTGGCTCGCAAGCAATTGCGGTCGCCTCTGCGACTACAAGCGTTGAGGAGGAAGCGGACTATTTGGAGTTCGAGTTGGACGGCTGCGATATTAGAGGCTGGGTATGGCGCAGCCCTTTTGGCGAAGGGGATGAAGTGGAAGCGGCAGTAGAGAAGCAGGGAGGGCATTTCATTGCATACGCGATAACGCGCCCATCCGACCGCACCATCGCACTGTATCCACACTGCTCTCGTGGGAAATTGGCGCACGTTAAAAACGCAGCGAAATGGTGGTTCTTGGGAGTAAGCATCTTGCTTTTAGTTGGACTAATCATGATGTTTTTGTTCGCAATCCCTCATGGAAAAGAGGTATTTCTTGGATTTCTCAAGAATATATTCTTATGGTGCAGTTTGGTTTTATACGCATTCTTTGGATTGATGACCATTTCTATGGTGAAGAAATGGATGCCGTTCGTTCGTCTCTCCGAGAAGTGTTTTGCCGGGTTAGGTTGGGAAAACCCCTCCAACATAGACCTTGTGGCGTCTACCAAAAAGGTACGTACTGACTCCGACCCAGGCGAACTGGGGATGATGTACTTCCGCTATTGA
- a CDS encoding putative type VI secretion system effector has protein sequence MSIHCLRGKISNLRKTRESASFFFTDSDQTAMGVVAVAAAAVGLGSQAIAVASASTSVEEEADYLEFELDGCDIRGWVWRSPFNEGDEVEVAVERERGGHYIAYAIIRPSDRTIALYPHCSRGRLAHIKNAAKWWFWGVSALLVFSCIFIGVLSYFSGYSSLGSFLSHGFEYFALAFYAFFGLMTYSMIKKWMPFIRLSEKCFAALGWSNPSNVDLVASTKKVRTHSDPGELGVMYFRY, from the coding sequence ATGTCTATTCACTGCCTGCGCGGCAAAATCTCTAATTTACGCAAGACGCGAGAAAGCGCTAGTTTTTTCTTCACGGATAGTGATCAAACTGCGATGGGCGTCGTCGCCGTTGCGGCGGCAGCTGTCGGTCTGGGTTCTCAAGCCATCGCAGTTGCTTCAGCCTCAACGAGCGTAGAAGAAGAAGCGGACTATTTGGAGTTCGAGTTGGATGGCTGCGATATCAGAGGCTGGGTATGGCGCAGCCCTTTCAATGAGGGTGACGAAGTAGAAGTGGCTGTAGAAAGAGAGAGGGGGGGGCATTACATTGCGTACGCAATTATACGTCCATCTGATCGCACAATTGCACTCTACCCTCATTGCTCGAGAGGAAGATTGGCCCATATCAAGAATGCGGCCAAGTGGTGGTTTTGGGGGGTTAGTGCGTTGCTCGTCTTTTCATGTATTTTTATCGGCGTTCTTAGCTATTTTAGTGGTTACAGCAGCCTGGGCTCATTTCTATCCCATGGTTTCGAATACTTCGCTTTGGCTTTCTACGCTTTTTTTGGGTTAATGACTTATTCCATGATAAAGAAATGGATGCCATTCATTCGCCTCTCAGAGAAGTGTTTTGCCGCATTAGGCTGGAGCAATCCATCCAACGTTGACCTTGTTGCGTCCACCAAAAAGGTGCGCACCCACTCCGACCCGGGTGAACTGGGGGTGATGTACTTCCGCTATTGA
- a CDS encoding putative type VI secretion system effector: protein MSAQVLRGKITNLRKTRESASFFFTDSDQTAMGVVAVAAAAVGLGSQAIAVASATTSIEEEADYLEFELDGQDIRGWVWRCPFSEGDEVEAVVEREGGHYVAYAITRPADRTMALYPHCSRGKLAHVKNAVKWWFLGVSIVLFVGFLIISLAAIGDGIEFVIDIWKNSLPWVGLALYGFFGVMTISLTKKWMPFVRLSEKCFTALGWKNTSNIDLVKTTKKARTESDPGELGVMYFRY, encoded by the coding sequence ATGTCTGCACAAGTGCTACGTGGCAAGATAACGAATTTACGCAAAACGCGAGAAAGCGCTAGTTTTTTCTTCACGGATAGTGATCAAACTGCGATGGGCGTCGTCGCCGTTGCGGCGGCAGCTGTCGGTCTGGGTTCTCAGGCAATCGCAGTTGCCTCTGCAACCACAAGCATTGAAGAAGAAGCGGATTATCTGGAATTTGAACTCGATGGCCAGGATATCCGGGGCTGGGTTTGGCGCTGCCCTTTTAGCGAAGGCGACGAAGTCGAGGCTGTAGTGGAGAGAGAAGGTGGGCATTATGTAGCCTACGCGATTACTCGCCCCGCAGATCGCACCATGGCGCTATATCCGCACTGCTCTCGTGGGAAATTGGCTCACGTTAAAAATGCTGTCAAATGGTGGTTCTTGGGAGTAAGCATAGTACTGTTCGTTGGATTTCTCATAATCTCTTTGGCCGCAATTGGTGATGGCATAGAATTCGTGATTGATATATGGAAGAATTCACTTCCTTGGGTTGGCCTTGCTTTATACGGATTTTTTGGGGTTATGACGATATCCTTGACAAAAAAGTGGATGCCTTTTGTTCGCCTTTCTGAGAAATGCTTTACCGCCTTGGGGTGGAAGAACACCTCCAACATTGATCTGGTCAAGACAACTAAAAAGGCGCGTACTGAATCCGACCCTGGCGAGCTAGGCGTTATGTACTTCCGCTATTGA